One stretch of Patescibacteria group bacterium DNA includes these proteins:
- a CDS encoding M23 family metallopeptidase, translating into MYIKMSKLLLFGASIIVGTCAFFITSANAADIRTIIFPVLGPTRYSNDFGAARSGGRSHEGIDIIGTKHQELVAVMDGTVRLVNYPEPYWGYAVILEGVDGYQYWYLHMNNDSPGTDDGRASGPDIYAPDIAPRLPVKQGQLIGYMGDSGNAEYTVDHLHFEIHRPDGNVINPYETLLAAPKIFSPVVGPTLQNELLPYAQFKGGASVATGSLNDKYEGKELITGAGPGGSPHLRVFSETGKLLSQFYAYPENFRGGIDVATGDIDGDGDDEIITIPGPGMSAFVRVFTQSGELLKEFLAYPDSYKMGGNVSAADLNGDKKAEIVAGTLTGGGPQVRVFKSNGKLLYQFFAYADSFRGGVDVAAIAASPENRSMIITAPGLGGGPQVRIFKPWGEILGQFFAYDEQFRGGVRVSIGELMSDFSGPEIVTAPAGRGGPDFRVFDIHGNLRTYLKAYERWWRGGYDVAIGDDFIYTVTTNGGRRASVRTLSP; encoded by the coding sequence ATGTATATTAAAATGTCGAAATTACTTTTATTTGGCGCAAGCATCATAGTCGGAACATGCGCTTTTTTTATTACATCAGCAAACGCAGCCGATATCCGGACGATTATATTCCCGGTATTAGGACCGACGCGCTATTCAAATGATTTCGGTGCCGCACGCAGTGGAGGTAGAAGTCATGAAGGAATTGATATTATTGGTACCAAGCACCAAGAGTTAGTTGCTGTTATGGACGGCACGGTCAGATTGGTAAATTACCCTGAACCATACTGGGGTTATGCTGTAATTCTGGAAGGTGTTGACGGTTATCAATACTGGTACCTGCATATGAATAATGATTCGCCAGGCACGGATGATGGTCGCGCCAGCGGACCGGATATTTACGCACCAGACATCGCACCCCGACTTCCGGTCAAGCAAGGACAGTTGATCGGCTACATGGGCGACAGCGGTAATGCCGAATACACGGTAGACCATTTGCATTTTGAAATTCACCGTCCGGATGGCAATGTTATTAATCCTTACGAAACATTATTAGCTGCACCAAAAATATTTTCACCAGTAGTGGGACCAACCCTTCAGAATGAATTGTTACCATATGCTCAATTTAAGGGAGGGGCATCGGTTGCTACCGGTAGTTTAAATGATAAATATGAAGGAAAGGAATTAATAACCGGTGCCGGACCAGGTGGAAGCCCGCATTTGCGTGTCTTTTCTGAGACAGGAAAACTGCTTTCGCAATTCTATGCTTATCCTGAAAATTTTCGGGGTGGGATAGATGTCGCCACCGGCGATATTGATGGCGACGGCGATGATGAAATTATCACAATACCGGGTCCTGGAATGTCGGCATTTGTCCGCGTGTTTACTCAAAGCGGAGAATTGTTGAAAGAATTTCTTGCCTACCCTGATTCCTACAAAATGGGAGGCAATGTCAGCGCCGCTGATCTTAATGGGGATAAAAAGGCGGAAATAGTTGCCGGCACCTTAACTGGCGGCGGACCGCAGGTTAGAGTGTTCAAATCTAATGGCAAACTTCTATATCAATTTTTCGCTTACGCCGACAGCTTTCGCGGAGGAGTAGATGTTGCGGCTATAGCCGCATCTCCTGAGAATAGATCGATGATCATTACCGCTCCCGGTCTAGGTGGTGGACCGCAGGTGCGGATTTTCAAACCATGGGGTGAAATTCTCGGACAGTTCTTTGCCTATGACGAACAATTCCGTGGAGGAGTCCGCGTCAGTATCGGGGAGCTTATGTCTGATTTTTCCGGTCCGGAAATTGTCACTGCACCTGCCGGACGTGGCGGTCCCGATTTTCGAGTCTTTGATATCCACGGTAATTTGCGTACTTATCTTAAAGCATACGAACGATGGTGGCGCGGTGGTTATGATGTAGCTATTGGCGATGATTTTATATATACCGTTACAACAAATGGCGGACGAAGGGCATCCGTCAGAACACTATCACCCTAG